The Manihot esculenta cultivar AM560-2 chromosome 1, M.esculenta_v8, whole genome shotgun sequence genome has a window encoding:
- the LOC110608452 gene encoding hydroxyproline O-galactosyltransferase HPGT1 isoform X1 gives MRSWGSSNRLSAAAGAHSPFTSRVSALLLAMFATTATIYVAGRLWQGSENRLHLVEGFERRNSQVKSAMSVDDTLKLASCGEQKKKLAAAEMDLAAARQAGFVSKHSAEKGDGHSKKNLLAVIGIITTFGRKKNRDAIRKAWMPTGAALKKLEDEKGIVVRFVIGRRFLFYMIEVLIFPCFVHLRSDYCSANHGDSLDREIDSENRQTNDFIVLDGKVEATEEAPKKTKLFFINAVENWNAEFYVKINDDVFVNIDALGATLSTHLDKPRVYIGCMKSGEVFSEPNHKWYEPDWWKFGDGKSYFRHASGEIYAISRALAQFISINRSILRTYAHDDVSTGSWFIGLAAKFINEGNFCCSSWSPGALCAAV, from the exons ATGCGTAGCTGGGGATCCAGTAACCGGCTATCTGCAGCAGCTGGCGCTCATTCGCCTTTCACGTCTCGAGTCTCGGCACTTTTGCTAGCCATGTTTGCAACCACCGCCACGATTTACGTCGCCGGCCG TCTATGGCAGGGTTCGGAGAATAGATTGCATTTAGTTGAAGGGTTTGAAAGGAGAAATAGTCAG GTTAAATCTGCCATGTCAGTTGACGATACTCTGAAACTTGCATCGTGCGG GGAGCAAAAGAAGAAGTTAGCAGCTGCTGAGATGGATCTAGCTGCAGCTAGGCAAGCAGGTTTTGTTTCGAAGCACTCCGCAGAGAAGGGAGACGGTCATTCCAAGAAGAACCTATTAGCTGTTATTGGAATTATTACTACATTTGGCCGCAAGAAAAACAGAGATGCAATTCGGAAGGCTTGGATGCCTACTG GTGCAGCTCTTAAGAAGCTGGAGGATGAAAAGGGCATTGTTGTACGATTTGTCATAGGCAGAAGGTTTCTATTTTATATGATAGAAGTGCTTATTTTTCCGTGTTTTGTGCATTTACGTTCAGATTATTGCAGTGCAAATCATGGAGACAGTTTGGACAGGGAGATTGACAGCGAAAATAGGCAAACTAATGACTTCATTGTGCTT GATGGAAAAGTAGAGGCAACTGAGGAAGCTCCAAAAAAGACAAAATTATTCTTTATAAATGCTGTAGAGAACTGGAATGCTGAATTTTATGTTAAGATCAATGATGACGTTTTTGTTAATATTG ATGCTCTGGGAGCTACACTTTCTACTCATTTGGATAAGCCTCGAGTATATATTGGCTGTATGAAATCAGGCGAAGTTTTCTCTGAGCC GAACCACAAATGGTATGAACCGGACTGGTGGAAATTCGGCGACGGAAAATC ATACTTCCGACATGCCTCGGGTGAAATCTATGCCATTTCACGAGCTTTGGCTCAGTTTATTTCAATTAACAG GTCTATTCTTAGAACATATGCACATGATGATGTCAGTACCGGATCATGGTTCATTGGACTTGCTGCAAAGTTCATTAATGAAGGGAATTTTTGCTGCTCCTCGTGGTCACCAg GAGCATTATGTGCAGCTGTGTGA
- the LOC110608452 gene encoding hydroxyproline O-galactosyltransferase HPGT1 isoform X2 codes for MRSWGSSNRLSAAAGAHSPFTSRVSALLLAMFATTATIYVAGRLWQGSENRLHLVEGFERRNSQVKSAMSVDDTLKLASCGEQKKKLAAAEMDLAAARQAGFVSKHSAEKGDGHSKKNLLAVIGIITTFGRKKNRDAIRKAWMPTGAALKKLEDEKGIVVRFVIGRSANHGDSLDREIDSENRQTNDFIVLDGKVEATEEAPKKTKLFFINAVENWNAEFYVKINDDVFVNIDALGATLSTHLDKPRVYIGCMKSGEVFSEPNHKWYEPDWWKFGDGKSYFRHASGEIYAISRALAQFISINRSILRTYAHDDVSTGSWFIGLAAKFINEGNFCCSSWSPGALCAAV; via the exons ATGCGTAGCTGGGGATCCAGTAACCGGCTATCTGCAGCAGCTGGCGCTCATTCGCCTTTCACGTCTCGAGTCTCGGCACTTTTGCTAGCCATGTTTGCAACCACCGCCACGATTTACGTCGCCGGCCG TCTATGGCAGGGTTCGGAGAATAGATTGCATTTAGTTGAAGGGTTTGAAAGGAGAAATAGTCAG GTTAAATCTGCCATGTCAGTTGACGATACTCTGAAACTTGCATCGTGCGG GGAGCAAAAGAAGAAGTTAGCAGCTGCTGAGATGGATCTAGCTGCAGCTAGGCAAGCAGGTTTTGTTTCGAAGCACTCCGCAGAGAAGGGAGACGGTCATTCCAAGAAGAACCTATTAGCTGTTATTGGAATTATTACTACATTTGGCCGCAAGAAAAACAGAGATGCAATTCGGAAGGCTTGGATGCCTACTG GTGCAGCTCTTAAGAAGCTGGAGGATGAAAAGGGCATTGTTGTACGATTTGTCATAGGCAGAAG TGCAAATCATGGAGACAGTTTGGACAGGGAGATTGACAGCGAAAATAGGCAAACTAATGACTTCATTGTGCTT GATGGAAAAGTAGAGGCAACTGAGGAAGCTCCAAAAAAGACAAAATTATTCTTTATAAATGCTGTAGAGAACTGGAATGCTGAATTTTATGTTAAGATCAATGATGACGTTTTTGTTAATATTG ATGCTCTGGGAGCTACACTTTCTACTCATTTGGATAAGCCTCGAGTATATATTGGCTGTATGAAATCAGGCGAAGTTTTCTCTGAGCC GAACCACAAATGGTATGAACCGGACTGGTGGAAATTCGGCGACGGAAAATC ATACTTCCGACATGCCTCGGGTGAAATCTATGCCATTTCACGAGCTTTGGCTCAGTTTATTTCAATTAACAG GTCTATTCTTAGAACATATGCACATGATGATGTCAGTACCGGATCATGGTTCATTGGACTTGCTGCAAAGTTCATTAATGAAGGGAATTTTTGCTGCTCCTCGTGGTCACCAg GAGCATTATGTGCAGCTGTGTGA
- the LOC110608452 gene encoding hydroxyproline O-galactosyltransferase HPGT1 isoform X3, with translation MRSWGSSNRLSAAAGAHSPFTSRVSALLLAMFATTATIYVAGRLWQGSENRLHLVEGFERRNSQVKSAMSVDDTLKLASCGEQKKKLAAAEMDLAAARQAGFVSKHSAEKGDGHSKKNLLAVIGIITTFGRKKNRDAIRKAWMPTGAALKKLEDEKGIVVRFVIGRRFLFYMIEVLIFPCFVHLRSDYCSANHGDSLDREIDSENRQTNDFIVLDGKVEATEEAPKKTKLFFINAVENWNAEFYVKINDDVFVNIDALGATLSTHLDKPRVYIGCMKSGEVFSEPNHKWYEPDWWKFGDGKSSLFVSRKRPIF, from the exons ATGCGTAGCTGGGGATCCAGTAACCGGCTATCTGCAGCAGCTGGCGCTCATTCGCCTTTCACGTCTCGAGTCTCGGCACTTTTGCTAGCCATGTTTGCAACCACCGCCACGATTTACGTCGCCGGCCG TCTATGGCAGGGTTCGGAGAATAGATTGCATTTAGTTGAAGGGTTTGAAAGGAGAAATAGTCAG GTTAAATCTGCCATGTCAGTTGACGATACTCTGAAACTTGCATCGTGCGG GGAGCAAAAGAAGAAGTTAGCAGCTGCTGAGATGGATCTAGCTGCAGCTAGGCAAGCAGGTTTTGTTTCGAAGCACTCCGCAGAGAAGGGAGACGGTCATTCCAAGAAGAACCTATTAGCTGTTATTGGAATTATTACTACATTTGGCCGCAAGAAAAACAGAGATGCAATTCGGAAGGCTTGGATGCCTACTG GTGCAGCTCTTAAGAAGCTGGAGGATGAAAAGGGCATTGTTGTACGATTTGTCATAGGCAGAAGGTTTCTATTTTATATGATAGAAGTGCTTATTTTTCCGTGTTTTGTGCATTTACGTTCAGATTATTGCAGTGCAAATCATGGAGACAGTTTGGACAGGGAGATTGACAGCGAAAATAGGCAAACTAATGACTTCATTGTGCTT GATGGAAAAGTAGAGGCAACTGAGGAAGCTCCAAAAAAGACAAAATTATTCTTTATAAATGCTGTAGAGAACTGGAATGCTGAATTTTATGTTAAGATCAATGATGACGTTTTTGTTAATATTG ATGCTCTGGGAGCTACACTTTCTACTCATTTGGATAAGCCTCGAGTATATATTGGCTGTATGAAATCAGGCGAAGTTTTCTCTGAGCC GAACCACAAATGGTATGAACCGGACTGGTGGAAATTCGGCGACGGAAAATC ATCTCTTTTTGTTTCAAGAAAAAGACCAATATTTTAG